From one Leptospira stimsonii genomic stretch:
- a CDS encoding DUF455 family protein — translation MTLNEFAKQVLYGAGLEDKLFSPSIPPEDIRTFEMFNLPNLPIREKKIQISDHKSKIPRLEQLFSDENRYITLHHFANHELMAIELFAYAILKFQDAPSRVRWSLYRTLLEEQNHLRLYLSEMKNGGMELGDRPLNYIFWKQIPRMQTLDKFYAIMAISFEGANLDFSRIYTMAFERFGDIQKAEIMKKVFEDEIKHVRRGYQYIRNQMPESKSEWEYYLSLIEFPFTPRRAKGYHYFPETRIEAGFSKEFVTELERYEDEFTGRVNSRILKEVLDLN, via the coding sequence ATGACCCTCAACGAATTCGCAAAGCAGGTGCTCTACGGCGCCGGCCTTGAAGACAAATTATTCTCTCCGTCGATTCCACCGGAAGACATTCGAACATTCGAAATGTTTAATTTACCGAATCTTCCGATCCGGGAAAAAAAAATCCAAATCAGTGATCACAAAAGCAAAATTCCCAGATTGGAACAATTGTTTTCGGATGAAAATCGATACATAACGCTTCATCATTTTGCCAATCACGAACTGATGGCGATCGAACTATTTGCCTACGCCATTCTTAAGTTTCAAGATGCGCCGTCGAGAGTCCGTTGGAGTTTGTATCGAACTCTTTTGGAGGAACAGAATCATCTTCGGCTTTATCTTTCTGAAATGAAAAACGGAGGAATGGAACTCGGAGATCGACCTCTCAATTATATCTTCTGGAAACAAATTCCGAGAATGCAGACTCTCGACAAGTTTTACGCCATTATGGCAATTTCTTTCGAAGGTGCGAATCTCGACTTTTCGAGAATTTACACGATGGCTTTTGAAAGATTCGGCGATATACAAAAGGCCGAGATCATGAAGAAAGTTTTTGAAGACGAAATCAAACACGTCAGACGCGGATATCAATACATTCGGAATCAAATGCCCGAATCTAAAAGTGAATGGGAATACTACCTTTCACTGATCGAGTTTCCTTTTACTCCGAGAAGGGCGAAAGGATATCATTACTTTCCTGAAACTCGGATCGAAGCCGGTTTTTCCAAGGAATTTGTAACGGAATTGGAAAGATACGAAGACGAATTTACCGGAAGAGTGAATTCTAGAATTTTGAAAGAGGTGCTGGATCTAAATTAG
- a CDS encoding LA_2478/LA_2722/LA_4182 family protein encodes MNQTTKKFLLILLGTLFLPSFSLCKKTSLPQGIVDEKWREESSELVSAYCQKLASCTDGNLDTLKDSTKVLVQERLNPANCADKFRKSNAYLLANEDSEKIKEAVRGCFQLVTNESCEKIQAGVLKLSKECNELQAIQSKR; translated from the coding sequence ATGAACCAAACAACTAAAAAATTTTTATTGATCCTTCTTGGAACCTTATTCCTTCCGAGTTTTTCTCTTTGTAAAAAGACTTCTCTACCTCAAGGTATCGTTGATGAAAAATGGAGAGAAGAATCATCCGAATTAGTATCAGCTTATTGTCAAAAACTTGCAAGTTGTACCGACGGAAATCTCGATACTTTGAAGGATTCGACAAAGGTTTTGGTCCAGGAAAGACTCAATCCTGCAAACTGTGCCGATAAATTTCGCAAATCGAACGCCTATCTTCTCGCTAACGAAGATTCGGAAAAGATCAAAGAAGCGGTTCGAGGATGTTTTCAACTCGTAACAAATGAATCCTGCGAAAAAATTCAAGCAGGGGTTTTGAAACTTTCAAAAGAATGTAATGAGCTCCAAGCAATTCAATCAAAACGATAA
- a CDS encoding OmpA/MotB family protein: protein MSRLRRQLLERSRRKDESHENRERWLLTYADMITLLLGLFIIMYSISQVDQAKLKQVADVIRGGFGLGESFFQGNTVSIEEDPLLQPRTQLYRFWERVSYALKKLKEKAKLNIGIQETEEIKIVLFGSSLGEGQFQPDEDMTFAFQKISELSGAMDVDISLKVQIPYGNEAAQKGFRNAWEYNAYRAELIADSLSTNYKIPKDRISIQASSAYQAIENSSSTPEGKASGERVEIYIRKKSEQ, encoded by the coding sequence ATGAGTCGTCTTCGAAGACAACTTTTGGAGAGGAGTCGTCGAAAGGACGAATCCCACGAAAACCGGGAAAGATGGTTGTTGACGTACGCCGATATGATCACCTTACTCTTGGGTTTGTTTATTATTATGTACTCCATTTCGCAAGTCGACCAAGCCAAACTCAAACAAGTGGCCGACGTGATCCGCGGAGGCTTCGGCTTAGGAGAATCCTTTTTTCAAGGAAATACTGTCTCCATTGAAGAAGATCCTTTACTGCAACCACGAACACAACTCTATCGTTTTTGGGAACGCGTTAGTTATGCATTGAAAAAACTCAAAGAAAAAGCAAAACTGAATATAGGAATTCAGGAAACAGAAGAGATCAAGATCGTTCTATTCGGGTCGTCTTTAGGAGAAGGTCAATTTCAGCCTGACGAGGATATGACGTTTGCTTTTCAAAAGATTTCTGAATTGTCCGGGGCGATGGACGTCGATATCTCTCTAAAGGTACAAATTCCGTATGGAAATGAAGCGGCTCAAAAAGGTTTTAGAAACGCCTGGGAATACAATGCGTATCGAGCGGAGTTGATTGCCGATTCTCTATCTACGAATTATAAAATTCCAAAAGATAGAATTTCTATCCAAGCGTCTAGCGCCTATCAAGCAATTGAAAATTCTTCCTCCACACCGGAAGGAAAGGCTTCGGGTGAACGTGTTGAAATTTATATTCGTAAAAAATCGGAACAGTGA
- a CDS encoding DNA gyrase subunit A yields MKNSNPPKSKDAFPKRPFEDQVNDDQRKYSRYVCDSRAIPHEIDGLKPVQRRILWAMWNSDARNRYTKTVKVAGLAMGYHPHGDRSIQDALSQMAQNFTFANNIPLVSGEGTFGDVLDPSAIASPRYTEVKLSDFVKDLGFFESLPDIDYVKNYDETEDEPIHFVGKVPIVLLNNIQGIATGFRCFIPAHRLSDIVKSQVNYLKTKKPLPLKPWYKDFGGEIRMAETEAGNITMATSFAFKWEGDTLYLTDSPMNWNREKVVSLIDDIIERKDSWLKDYVDYSSQTFRIELQYKKGEKPTQKEIMALFNKEDVQTLAMNVITYDGKLKNFKPEEIIKRFCDFRKTHLIRRFKRLSGLEEEKIERNSELIRFIKEKWNEKVIGIKSKKDFEDKLKASKFKYFEWLSTIPVYRMTIDEVRKCEEAIVEAKTALSRYQGLVKEDKKLTDFMITELDELQTKWDKV; encoded by the coding sequence ATGAAGAATTCCAATCCACCAAAGTCGAAGGATGCATTCCCAAAACGTCCTTTTGAAGACCAGGTCAATGACGACCAAAGAAAATATTCGCGTTATGTTTGCGATTCCAGGGCGATCCCGCACGAAATCGACGGGCTGAAGCCAGTTCAGAGAAGAATTCTCTGGGCTATGTGGAATTCGGACGCGAGAAATCGGTACACAAAAACGGTAAAAGTTGCCGGTCTCGCAATGGGATACCATCCGCATGGGGATAGATCCATTCAAGACGCGCTTTCTCAAATGGCGCAGAACTTTACTTTTGCAAATAATATTCCTCTCGTTTCCGGTGAAGGAACCTTCGGGGACGTTTTGGATCCGAGTGCGATCGCTTCTCCCCGTTACACCGAAGTAAAACTTTCCGACTTTGTAAAAGATTTGGGATTCTTTGAAAGTTTACCGGACATAGATTACGTTAAGAATTATGACGAAACCGAGGACGAGCCGATCCACTTTGTGGGAAAGGTGCCGATCGTTTTACTCAATAATATCCAAGGGATCGCAACCGGATTTCGTTGTTTTATCCCAGCTCACAGACTTTCAGATATCGTAAAGTCTCAAGTGAATTATCTAAAGACCAAAAAACCGCTCCCGCTCAAACCTTGGTACAAAGATTTCGGCGGCGAAATCAGAATGGCCGAAACGGAAGCTGGAAACATTACGATGGCGACCTCCTTCGCTTTCAAATGGGAAGGAGACACTCTCTATCTTACCGATTCCCCGATGAACTGGAACAGAGAAAAGGTGGTTTCTCTGATCGACGATATCATCGAAAGAAAAGATTCCTGGTTAAAGGATTACGTCGACTACTCAAGCCAGACGTTTCGAATCGAACTTCAATATAAGAAGGGCGAAAAACCGACTCAAAAAGAAATCATGGCGCTCTTCAACAAAGAAGACGTTCAGACGCTTGCCATGAACGTGATTACCTATGACGGTAAATTGAAAAACTTCAAGCCGGAAGAAATCATCAAACGCTTTTGCGATTTTAGAAAAACGCATTTGATCCGAAGATTCAAACGACTGTCCGGATTGGAAGAGGAGAAGATCGAAAGGAACTCCGAACTGATCCGTTTTATCAAAGAAAAATGGAACGAAAAAGTCATCGGAATCAAATCGAAAAAGGACTTTGAAGACAAACTCAAAGCCTCTAAGTTTAAATACTTCGAATGGTTGTCCACGATTCCCGTCTATAGAATGACCATCGACGAAGTCAGAAAATGCGAGGAAGCGATCGTAGAAGCGAAGACCGCTCTTTCTCGTTACCAAGGTTTGGTGAAAGAGGACAAAAAATTGACCGACTTCATGATAACCGAATTGGACGAACTCCAGACAAAATGGGATAAAGTATGA
- a CDS encoding LIC_13346 family putative lipoprotein, whose translation MKKVFRLSKPVSNRFPFPNLVLILLGISLFFFHCGSFSWHLFENTKSFSEQYSSQIYFVSNPIVSPYYENSSFQARYIFLRNQSGKEEMVQGILKYMELSGKAEQSERVLLDVFEWRGNFQRNPNDKHKLEFTPKYVSKRIEKSNSKSIPEILHPSAKVEPLENLKKEFMIGDDGGIRETEETRIVPGIGTLKWKHSLRGILVRIMQTEFISANGTLTSSRDYDYDSLEYPPAIGLTGTIPVVPLKKEESYIEYYCLDFPSDVDLLALRKNEQKKSVSFYDLSTNKPFTTTAIFKNYPIIRISKEKSQSP comes from the coding sequence ATGAAAAAAGTTTTCAGGCTCTCAAAGCCGGTTTCCAATCGTTTTCCGTTTCCGAACCTCGTCTTAATCCTACTCGGGATTAGTTTATTCTTTTTTCATTGTGGAAGCTTTTCCTGGCATTTGTTTGAGAATACAAAGAGTTTTTCCGAGCAATATTCTTCCCAAATATATTTTGTTTCGAATCCGATCGTTTCTCCTTATTATGAGAATTCCAGTTTTCAAGCTCGTTACATCTTCCTAAGAAACCAATCCGGGAAAGAAGAAATGGTCCAGGGGATTCTAAAATATATGGAATTGTCCGGAAAGGCTGAGCAGAGCGAGCGAGTTCTTCTGGACGTTTTCGAATGGAGGGGAAACTTTCAGAGAAATCCGAACGACAAACACAAGCTTGAATTCACTCCGAAATACGTTTCCAAAAGAATCGAAAAATCAAATTCAAAAAGTATTCCGGAAATTCTTCATCCGTCGGCGAAGGTCGAGCCTCTGGAGAATTTAAAAAAGGAATTTATGATCGGAGACGATGGTGGAATTCGTGAAACCGAAGAAACAAGGATCGTTCCTGGAATCGGAACTCTCAAGTGGAAGCATAGTCTACGTGGAATTTTGGTAAGAATCATGCAGACGGAATTTATTTCCGCGAACGGAACTCTGACTTCTTCTCGCGACTACGACTATGACTCTTTGGAATATCCGCCGGCCATCGGTCTTACCGGAACGATCCCGGTCGTGCCTCTGAAAAAGGAAGAATCTTACATAGAGTATTATTGTCTGGACTTCCCTTCCGATGTGGATCTTCTCGCACTCAGAAAGAATGAGCAAAAAAAATCCGTTTCATTTTACGATCTCTCCACAAATAAACCATTTACCACAACGGCTATTTTCAAAAATTATCCTATCATAAGAATTTCGAAAGAGAAAAGCCAATCCCCATGA
- the gltX gene encoding glutamate--tRNA ligase, whose amino-acid sequence MNQTREVRTRFAPSPSGFLHVGGARTALFNYLYAKSQGGKFILRIEDTDQNRSTEASFKIILESLQWLGIHWDEGPGAGGEFGPYIQSERISIYKEYTDKLLKEKKAYRCFCTQEELEAKKKQAEAMGVPYVYDGLHANMSDEEVEEKIKQGIPYSIRFKTPSKTLIVNDIIQGKVKFETKLIGDFIIVKSDGFPSYNYAVVVDDALMKITHVIRGVGHLSNTPRQILLYEALGYETPEFAHASEIVGMDGKKLSKRAGATSILAFRDLGYLPETFRNYMALLGWTSPDGREYLPSEELEKIFDVHRCSKSPSTFDVFKKPKGGDEEVVTNFSDLSQIAEAMNPKSKLNWLSNRTIRDLDISKVLENLLPFIKDRKDIPEEVKNVSNPVLTSIVESVRVYLDNLTQAPEYIAEFFVTDLKIQSEEAAGYLKEGDGPKVVKEFYAMLKNSDPKTDEDYKNSMSKIGEVTGQKGKTLFMPIRAATTGKSAGLELPILFPLLGKEKLLQRIEKTAGEAGISLSS is encoded by the coding sequence ATGAATCAAACCAGAGAAGTTCGTACCAGATTTGCACCTTCCCCCAGTGGATTTCTCCACGTAGGCGGAGCGAGAACCGCACTCTTCAATTATTTATACGCAAAGTCCCAAGGCGGAAAGTTTATCTTAAGAATCGAGGACACGGATCAAAACCGTTCCACGGAAGCGTCTTTTAAAATCATATTAGAATCTTTGCAATGGTTGGGAATCCACTGGGACGAGGGCCCGGGCGCCGGCGGAGAATTCGGTCCTTACATTCAAAGCGAAAGAATTTCGATCTATAAAGAATATACGGATAAACTTCTCAAAGAGAAAAAAGCCTACCGTTGTTTTTGTACGCAAGAAGAATTGGAAGCGAAGAAAAAACAAGCCGAAGCGATGGGAGTTCCCTACGTCTACGACGGCCTTCATGCAAACATGTCCGACGAAGAAGTCGAAGAGAAAATCAAACAAGGAATTCCGTATTCGATTCGATTCAAAACGCCTTCCAAAACATTGATCGTCAACGATATCATTCAGGGAAAGGTGAAGTTCGAAACGAAATTGATCGGCGATTTTATTATCGTCAAGTCGGACGGGTTCCCTTCTTACAACTACGCTGTTGTCGTGGACGACGCGCTCATGAAAATCACTCACGTGATTCGTGGAGTCGGACATCTATCGAACACCCCAAGACAAATATTGTTATATGAAGCTCTGGGTTATGAAACGCCTGAATTCGCACACGCATCCGAGATCGTAGGGATGGACGGTAAAAAACTTTCGAAAAGAGCGGGAGCCACTTCGATTCTTGCGTTTCGAGATCTCGGTTATTTGCCGGAAACCTTTCGCAACTACATGGCATTGTTAGGATGGACTTCTCCGGATGGAAGAGAATACCTTCCGAGCGAAGAGTTGGAGAAAATTTTCGACGTCCATCGTTGTTCGAAGTCGCCGTCTACTTTCGACGTCTTTAAAAAACCGAAAGGCGGAGACGAAGAAGTGGTCACAAATTTTTCCGATCTTTCTCAGATCGCAGAAGCGATGAATCCGAAATCGAAACTCAATTGGCTATCAAACCGAACAATCCGAGATTTGGATATATCGAAAGTATTAGAGAATCTACTTCCTTTTATCAAAGATCGAAAAGATATTCCGGAAGAAGTAAAAAATGTAAGTAACCCTGTACTTACTTCCATCGTCGAATCTGTTAGAGTGTATCTGGATAACCTGACTCAGGCTCCGGAATACATCGCAGAATTCTTCGTTACGGACCTAAAGATTCAGTCGGAAGAAGCGGCTGGTTACTTAAAAGAAGGCGATGGTCCCAAGGTAGTGAAAGAATTCTACGCAATGCTGAAGAATTCTGATCCAAAGACCGATGAGGACTATAAGAACTCAATGTCCAAGATCGGGGAAGTTACCGGTCAGAAAGGAAAAACTCTCTTTATGCCGATCCGGGCCGCAACCACCGGAAAGTCAGCTGGTTTGGAATTGCCGATTCTTTTTCCACTTTTGGGGAAAGAAAAACTCCTCCAGAGAATTGAAAAAACCGCCGGAGAAGCAGGAATTTCGTTGTCGTCCTGA
- a CDS encoding toprim domain-containing protein yields the protein MSADKTKVKEKSSQERNFKKLSNVEHVRMRTGMWLGQNSSSTFEQHFFRKNNEGKYEIVHEELEDVPAKLKCLDEACMNAVDEYRKNQKDKTIPEKDKMSKLIIQLSSDRKSVTISDNGRGIPAANAEGVYLHLMYGENFDDHVKQDHVAGQNGVGISLVRMVSSYFKVKTVNGGTSFKKLFTVHDDVKKQIRSYKLSKDETDRIFLYFDEHGKFTDCPLLTKDQIEKLGPLLKKTNMQELIEKASKEDHGTSVEFELNPKYFNNLDITFNVDLMKQYLQDIAMTNPGLEVQFVFKGKKDKFKFKKGLDEIFSHSDLVYYKMDFSAPTSASQLHLETYLVIGQNKNLTWVNSIFAPQGGSAIEYLENRICDEVRKKSQIVALEKKLKTSSTRNDVRNCFHMYVNARLLNPRFKSQDKSYLINDLNEEIRNAIDKHLEKFIKKTGLLEEIKLQMEKRTQLKAFEDAQKGLKKASRMNIPKLMPPTGKPGDPGRVLFVAEGDSAIAGLRPARNPKLHGLFPLRGKPLNCKGMSIAKAIANEELKNIVAIVGLPLDQKVKSIEELNYEKISIITDADFDGYAIRSLMLSFFYEYWPELFELGFIHISSAPLYEVDVKFGDKKKETIFCIDDKDYEDLIKRVEKGGGEITRKKRNKGLGETGKEAMKFAVDECMTKITIGNKKEASKIQNLWFHKDFAEQRRDAISEYAMSVIED from the coding sequence ATGAGCGCCGACAAAACTAAAGTAAAAGAAAAATCATCCCAGGAACGAAATTTTAAAAAACTCTCCAACGTAGAACACGTACGTATGAGAACCGGTATGTGGTTGGGACAAAATTCCTCCTCCACGTTCGAACAACATTTTTTCCGGAAGAACAACGAAGGAAAATACGAGATAGTTCATGAAGAACTCGAAGACGTTCCCGCAAAATTAAAATGTCTCGACGAAGCGTGTATGAACGCCGTCGACGAATATCGTAAGAATCAAAAAGACAAGACGATTCCTGAAAAGGACAAGATGTCCAAGTTGATCATTCAACTTTCTTCGGACAGAAAGAGCGTAACGATCTCCGATAACGGAAGAGGAATTCCCGCCGCAAACGCCGAAGGCGTTTATCTTCATTTGATGTATGGTGAGAATTTCGACGACCACGTAAAACAGGATCACGTTGCCGGACAAAACGGAGTCGGGATTTCGCTCGTGAGAATGGTTTCCAGCTACTTCAAAGTAAAAACGGTAAACGGGGGAACTTCTTTCAAAAAACTTTTTACCGTTCACGACGACGTAAAAAAACAAATTCGCTCTTACAAACTTTCAAAAGACGAAACGGATCGTATCTTTCTCTATTTTGATGAACACGGAAAATTCACGGATTGTCCTCTTCTTACAAAGGATCAAATCGAAAAATTGGGTCCGCTTCTCAAAAAAACGAATATGCAGGAATTGATCGAAAAGGCTTCAAAAGAAGACCACGGAACATCCGTGGAATTCGAACTCAATCCGAAGTATTTCAACAATCTGGACATTACGTTTAACGTGGATTTGATGAAGCAATATCTTCAAGATATCGCGATGACAAACCCCGGATTGGAAGTCCAATTCGTCTTCAAGGGGAAAAAGGATAAGTTCAAGTTCAAAAAAGGACTCGATGAAATCTTTTCCCATTCCGATCTCGTTTATTACAAAATGGATTTTAGCGCTCCGACATCCGCTTCGCAGCTTCATTTGGAGACCTATCTCGTAATCGGACAAAACAAAAACCTCACTTGGGTGAACTCGATCTTCGCTCCACAGGGCGGATCCGCGATCGAATATCTCGAAAATAGAATCTGCGACGAAGTCCGTAAAAAAAGTCAGATTGTGGCGTTAGAGAAAAAACTCAAAACGAGTTCGACGAGAAACGACGTAAGAAACTGTTTTCACATGTATGTGAACGCAAGACTTTTGAATCCACGTTTTAAATCGCAGGATAAATCCTATCTCATCAATGATTTGAACGAAGAGATTCGAAACGCGATCGATAAACATCTGGAGAAGTTCATCAAGAAGACCGGTCTTTTGGAAGAGATCAAACTTCAAATGGAAAAAAGAACTCAGCTCAAGGCTTTCGAGGACGCACAAAAAGGTCTCAAAAAAGCGAGCAGAATGAACATCCCAAAACTCATGCCTCCAACCGGAAAGCCGGGCGATCCGGGAAGAGTTCTGTTTGTTGCGGAAGGAGATTCTGCCATCGCCGGTTTGCGTCCCGCAAGAAATCCGAAATTACACGGTCTATTCCCGCTTCGTGGTAAACCGCTCAACTGTAAAGGAATGAGCATTGCGAAAGCGATCGCAAACGAAGAATTAAAGAATATCGTAGCAATCGTCGGTTTACCTCTCGATCAAAAAGTGAAATCGATCGAAGAATTGAACTACGAAAAAATCAGTATCATCACCGATGCGGACTTTGACGGTTATGCGATTCGTTCTTTAATGTTGTCTTTCTTCTACGAATACTGGCCCGAACTTTTCGAGTTAGGTTTTATTCATATCTCCAGCGCTCCCCTTTACGAAGTGGATGTGAAATTCGGAGATAAGAAAAAAGAAACAATCTTTTGTATCGACGACAAGGACTACGAAGACCTGATCAAACGTGTCGAAAAGGGCGGAGGAGAAATCACTCGCAAAAAACGGAATAAGGGTCTTGGCGAAACGGGCAAAGAAGCTATGAAATTCGCAGTCGATGAATGTATGACCAAGATTACGATTGGAAACAAAAAAGAAGCGTCCAAGATCCAAAATCTTTGGTTTCACAAAGATTTTGCCGAGCAGAGAAGAGACGCAATTTCCGAATACGCGATGAGCGTGATCGAAGACTGA
- a CDS encoding LIC13341 family surface-exposed protein — MNPFVSRIQKILQILILIFVAVSCSSKTPSDSRIVELLLSPSEQKNPDVALKKVGNLDEDPDLESFALVRNGTEEVLGIFKKKSGEWSLIGKFSFSLLNIGPLHYDASKSSWLPGEGENPQTKEAGFVVKRILMEELPGDGFNSLFLEVLSEEPPLGLFSVPYGIRKGQKILDGLLSLKDHEFLIKTKRIDFDYNKTEKNITIFPSNRSYAQNFIFNGWEMVPDIPRVAVPSLLSLEAPIEWKKGVPGEAVLWFKNRGSYAGTTYLSLSFPDGGKVSIDTTKEGQRIYSPGSSVFSSAGKYINSSVPLVEITKDGWGRNHKYGIRFSIIPDKDGIPSILFRSSTRMGRDVVNLPNQFGSIQKQTDQQGFSAYRLELIPKKE, encoded by the coding sequence ATGAATCCATTCGTTTCTCGTATTCAAAAAATTCTTCAAATATTGATTTTGATTTTTGTCGCGGTGAGTTGTTCCTCAAAAACTCCTTCGGATTCTCGAATCGTTGAATTACTGTTATCACCTTCCGAACAAAAGAATCCCGATGTCGCCCTAAAAAAAGTAGGAAACTTAGACGAGGATCCGGACCTGGAATCCTTTGCCTTGGTTCGGAACGGAACAGAAGAAGTGCTCGGAATTTTTAAAAAGAAAAGCGGAGAATGGTCTTTGATCGGTAAATTCTCCTTTTCTCTTTTGAACATCGGGCCTCTTCACTATGACGCTTCGAAGTCTTCTTGGCTTCCGGGAGAAGGAGAAAATCCTCAGACGAAAGAAGCCGGTTTCGTAGTTAAGAGAATTCTAATGGAAGAGCTTCCGGGTGACGGATTCAATTCTCTCTTTCTGGAAGTTTTAAGCGAAGAACCTCCTCTCGGACTTTTTTCCGTTCCTTACGGAATTCGAAAAGGTCAAAAGATTTTGGACGGTCTTCTTTCTCTAAAAGATCATGAATTTCTAATCAAGACAAAACGAATCGACTTCGATTACAATAAAACCGAAAAGAACATCACGATCTTTCCGTCAAATCGCAGTTATGCGCAAAATTTTATCTTCAATGGTTGGGAGATGGTTCCCGATATACCAAGGGTAGCCGTTCCTTCCCTTCTTTCCTTGGAGGCGCCTATAGAATGGAAAAAAGGAGTTCCAGGTGAGGCCGTTCTTTGGTTTAAGAATCGCGGTTCTTATGCAGGCACGACTTATCTTTCTCTGTCGTTTCCAGATGGAGGAAAGGTAAGCATCGATACGACCAAGGAAGGTCAACGGATCTATTCTCCCGGTTCGAGCGTTTTTTCCTCGGCAGGAAAGTATATCAATTCTTCCGTTCCGCTCGTTGAGATCACGAAAGACGGATGGGGAAGAAATCATAAATACGGAATTCGTTTTTCCATCATTCCCGATAAAGATGGAATCCCGAGTATTCTTTTTCGATCTTCTACTCGTATGGGGAGAGACGTGGTTAATCTTCCGAATCAATTCGGATCGATTCAAAAACAAACCGATCAGCAGGGCTTTTCCGCGTATCGATTAGAACTGATTCCAAAAAAAGAATGA
- a CDS encoding ATP-binding protein, whose protein sequence is MRDSDESLLVKHHGGSYVMFLPTDLTSIRELRNALRDSLSENSFAKKDITQIELAADEALTNSISANVKVSSDETIICRWVIRDCKFTLWIMDYGSGLKAEKLESLNTPSEPSNLKDYINYIKKHQEKKCEILPWRGSQVPHRNIGRGLQIIQSLMDSFKIMYHCGEGKISFNPDDKNIKGSIIELGFDASKHPA, encoded by the coding sequence ATGAGAGATTCTGACGAATCATTGCTGGTTAAACATCATGGGGGATCGTACGTTATGTTCCTTCCGACGGACCTAACCAGTATCCGGGAACTTCGAAATGCCCTGAGAGATTCCCTCTCCGAGAATTCTTTTGCCAAAAAAGATATTACTCAGATCGAATTGGCCGCCGACGAAGCACTTACAAACTCGATTTCGGCTAACGTAAAAGTCAGTTCCGATGAAACGATTATCTGTCGATGGGTGATTCGTGATTGTAAATTCACTTTGTGGATCATGGACTATGGCTCCGGTCTCAAAGCTGAAAAATTAGAATCGTTGAACACACCTTCCGAACCTTCCAATCTCAAAGATTACATCAACTACATCAAAAAACACCAGGAAAAAAAATGTGAAATTCTTCCCTGGAGAGGGTCGCAGGTTCCTCACCGTAATATCGGAAGAGGATTGCAGATCATTCAATCTTTGATGGATTCGTTTAAGATCATGTATCACTGCGGAGAAGGAAAAATTTCCTTCAACCCGGATGATAAGAACATCAAAGGTTCCATTATCGAACTTGGATTCGACGCGTCTAAACATCCCGCTTAA
- a CDS encoding FFLEELY motif protein: MSDLAGKKLKAARAEVVRAQVERFRVFYANYFHLEETIPMVEYFFEKIYNLDGREVWLQLAMDTYQKVKGMMKESSRENIEYLIELNNLTEEMDTILAKHLVDSGWDGKRLTREEYDLHYGQMGHYKDRIRQLEIVLRNLKVFYELAHKPISAYLIRPARFMAGMLGVSALFQSVEEAYNATLPVSSKIFNSFYEEVEKRETEYIESLLGNHRKEA, from the coding sequence ATGAGCGATCTTGCGGGAAAAAAATTAAAAGCGGCTAGAGCCGAAGTCGTTCGAGCACAGGTGGAGCGATTTCGAGTTTTTTACGCAAACTACTTTCATTTGGAAGAAACGATTCCCATGGTGGAATACTTCTTCGAAAAAATCTACAACTTGGATGGAAGAGAAGTATGGCTCCAGCTTGCGATGGACACATACCAAAAAGTGAAAGGTATGATGAAGGAAAGCTCGAGAGAGAATATCGAGTATCTGATCGAACTCAATAATTTGACCGAAGAGATGGATACCATTCTTGCAAAACATCTGGTCGATTCTGGCTGGGACGGAAAACGCCTCACAAGAGAAGAATACGATCTTCACTACGGTCAGATGGGTCATTATAAAGATAGAATCAGACAACTTGAAATCGTTCTTCGCAATCTAAAAGTTTTTTACGAATTAGCACATAAGCCGATCAGTGCCTATCTGATTCGTCCCGCGCGTTTTATGGCGGGAATGTTGGGAGTCTCCGCTCTTTTTCAAAGCGTAGAAGAAGCGTATAACGCGACTTTGCCGGTCTCCTCGAAAATCTTTAATTCTTTTTACGAGGAAGTGGAGAAGAGAGAAACCGAATACATAGAATCTTTGCTTGGGAATCATCGGAAGGAAGCATGA